One Silene latifolia isolate original U9 population chromosome 4, ASM4854445v1, whole genome shotgun sequence DNA segment encodes these proteins:
- the LOC141653212 gene encoding jasmonate-induced oxygenase 2-like has protein sequence MENTMKIPTIDLSPFFKENEEKSQKEVINKIKEACSKYGFFQVENHGVPNKIMNEALELSRRFFSNTEDEKLKFSPAHDAPLPAGYFKQPAHSEDKNEFVLMFTPAAGFNVYPTNPPEFKEIFEGIFSEFAKLASLMERIISECMGLGPNFLKDFNSDRNADFMVGLNYFPATEEENTGIREHEDGNCFTFVLQDDSGGLEVKAKDGWIPVTPAPEKLVVNVGDVIQVLSNNKLKSATHRIFRPKGKNRYSYVFFHNMKGDKWIEPLPEFTKDIGEAPQYKGFFQKDYQALRLRNKTHPPENPEDEIRITHYAI, from the exons ATGGAAAACACTATGAAAATCCCAACAATAGACCTATCACCATTTTTcaaagaaaatgaagaaaaatcacaaaaagaagtaatcaataaaatcaaagaAGCATGCTCAAAGTATGGATTTTTCCAAGTAGAAAACCATGGTGTTCCAAACAAAATAATGAATGAAGCTCTAGAACTTTCTAGAAGATTCTTTAGTAATACTGAAGATGAAAAACTCAAGTTTAGTCCTGCACATGATGCACCACTTCCTGCTGGTTATTTCAAACAACCTGCACATTCTGAAGATAAGAATGAGTTTGTCTTAATGTTTACTCCTGCTGCTGGTTTTAATGTTTATCCTACTAATCCCCCTGAATTCAA GGAAATATTTGAAGGGATATTCAGCGAATTCGCAAAACTAGCCTCACTCATGGAACGTATAATAAGTGAATGCATGGGGCTTGGACCAAACTTCCTTAAGGATTTCAACTCAGACCGGAATGCGGATTTCATGGTCGGATTGAATTACTTCCCGGCCACAGAAGAAGAGAACACTGGAATTAGGGAACATGAAGATGGTAATTGCTTCACCTTTGTGCTCCAAGATGATTCTGGTGGGCTCGAAGTCAAGGCTAAAGATGGTTGGATTCCTGTTACCCCTGCACCCGAAAAATTGGTTGTCAATGTTGGTGATGTTATTCAG GTGTTGAGCAACAACAAACTGAAGAGTGCAACACACAGAATATTCAGGCCGAAAGGGAAGAATCGCTACTCATACGTATTCTTTCATAACATGAAGGGAGACAAGTGGATCGAACCATTACCGGAGTTCACTAAGGATATCGGCGAGGCACCCCAGTACAAGGGTTTCTTCCAGAAGGATTACCAGGCCCTCCGTCTGCGAAACAAGACTCATCCTCCAGAGAATCCTGAAGATGAGATCCGTATTACTCACTATGCTATTTAG